The Chryseobacterium geocarposphaerae genome has a window encoding:
- the rfbB gene encoding dTDP-glucose 4,6-dehydratase: MKNIIITGGAGFIGSHVVREFVKNNPETTIINLDALTYAGNLENLKDIENEPNYVFEKADITKPEELRAIFEKYNPDAVVHLAAESHVDRSITDPMAFINTNVNGTANLLNLCKEFWTLNPEHTHGRFPDEKRTNLFYHVSTDEVYGSLGETGFFLETTPYDPQSPYSASKAASDHLVRAYGNTYGMPFIVSNCSNNYGPNHFPEKLIPLCISNIINEKPLPIYGDGKYTRDWLFVIDHAKAIHQIFNEAKTGETYNIGGFNEWQNIDLVKELIKQMDEKLGKPVGYSEKLITYVKDRPGHDKRYAIDATKLNKDLGWKPSVTFEEGLGKTIDWFLENQEWLENVTSGDYQNYYEKQYN, translated from the coding sequence ATGAAAAATATTATTATTACCGGCGGAGCCGGATTCATTGGCTCTCACGTTGTAAGAGAATTTGTAAAGAATAATCCTGAGACAACGATTATTAACCTTGATGCTCTTACCTATGCGGGAAACCTTGAAAATCTGAAAGATATTGAGAACGAGCCCAACTATGTTTTCGAAAAAGCAGATATTACAAAACCAGAAGAATTAAGAGCGATCTTTGAAAAATACAATCCTGATGCGGTGGTTCATTTAGCTGCCGAAAGCCATGTAGACAGAAGCATCACAGATCCAATGGCATTTATTAATACCAATGTAAACGGAACAGCAAATCTGCTGAATCTTTGTAAAGAATTCTGGACATTGAATCCCGAGCACACTCACGGAAGATTTCCTGATGAAAAAAGAACGAACCTTTTTTATCATGTTTCAACAGATGAAGTATATGGAAGTTTAGGAGAAACAGGGTTTTTCTTAGAAACTACACCTTACGATCCACAATCTCCTTATTCTGCATCCAAGGCTGCTTCAGATCATTTGGTAAGAGCCTATGGAAACACATATGGAATGCCGTTTATCGTTTCCAACTGTTCCAATAATTACGGACCAAATCATTTCCCTGAAAAATTAATTCCTCTCTGTATTTCAAATATTATTAATGAAAAGCCGCTTCCAATATACGGAGACGGAAAATATACAAGAGACTGGTTATTTGTCATCGATCACGCCAAAGCAATCCATCAGATTTTTAATGAAGCTAAAACCGGGGAAACTTACAATATCGGAGGATTCAACGAATGGCAGAATATTGACTTGGTGAAAGAACTCATTAAGCAGATGGATGAAAAACTAGGTAAACCGGTTGGTTATTCTGAAAAGTTAATTACTTATGTAAAAGACAGACCCGGACATGATAAACGCTATGCCATCGATGCTACCAAACTGAATAAAGATTTAGGTTGGAAACCGTCTGTAACTTTCGAAGAAGGATTAGGAAAAACGATCGACTGGTTCCTAGAAAACCAGGAATGGCTGGAGAATGTAACGAGCGGAGATTATCAAAACTATTACGAAAAACAATATAATTAA
- the rfbA gene encoding glucose-1-phosphate thymidylyltransferase RfbA — MKGIILAGGSGTRLYPLTIAVSKQLMPVYDKPMIYYPLSTLLLAGIKDILIITTPHDQAGFIKLLGDGSQIGCNIEYVVQPSPDGLAQAFILGDQFIGNDPAALVLGDNIFYGSEMGTLLKNKTNPDGGVVFAYHVSDPERYGVVEFDEDFKAVSIEEKPLQPKSNYAVPGLYFYDNDVVEIAKNIKPSARGELEITDINNVYLQKGKLEVGVLDRGTAWLDTGTFDSLHDASEFVSVIEKRQGFKIGCIEEIAWRNKFINDEKLLETATKYGKSGYGEYLKNLIKK, encoded by the coding sequence ATGAAAGGAATTATTTTAGCAGGTGGTTCAGGAACGAGATTATATCCTCTTACCATCGCCGTAAGCAAGCAACTGATGCCGGTTTATGATAAACCCATGATCTATTATCCGCTGTCCACATTGCTTCTGGCAGGAATTAAAGATATTTTGATCATCACCACGCCTCATGATCAGGCAGGATTTATCAAGCTTTTAGGAGATGGCTCACAAATCGGGTGCAATATAGAATATGTGGTTCAGCCCAGCCCTGATGGTCTTGCTCAAGCCTTCATCTTAGGAGATCAATTCATTGGGAATGATCCTGCAGCACTGGTTCTGGGTGATAATATTTTCTACGGATCAGAAATGGGAACTCTGTTAAAAAATAAAACGAATCCCGATGGTGGTGTTGTTTTCGCCTACCACGTCTCGGATCCTGAAAGATATGGCGTTGTAGAATTTGATGAAGATTTTAAAGCAGTTTCCATTGAAGAAAAACCATTACAGCCAAAATCCAATTACGCAGTTCCGGGATTATATTTTTACGATAATGACGTAGTTGAAATTGCAAAAAATATTAAACCATCTGCAAGAGGAGAGCTGGAGATTACAGACATCAACAATGTTTATCTTCAAAAAGGAAAGCTTGAAGTAGGAGTTCTGGACAGAGGAACAGCTTGGCTGGATACAGGAACTTTTGACTCACTTCATGATGCTTCAGAATTTGTAAGCGTTATTGAGAAAAGACAAGGCTTTAAGATCGGATGTATTGAAGAAATTGCATGGAGAAACAAATTCATCAATGATGAAAAACTCCTTGAAACCGCTACTAAATATGGCAAAAGCGGATATGGAGAATATCTTAAAAACTTAATAAAAAAGTAA
- a CDS encoding ABC transporter permease, producing the protein MDQPQKWTETIEDKHSLFDLKLKEVWKYKDLVYMFVKRDFVSSFKQTILGPVWFFINPILTTIVYLIVFGRIAKLPTDGSPPLLFYLAGVTLWNYFSSALTGTSYTFAGNAGIFGKVYFPRLVTPISIVISNLMRFGVQMFLFVIVWGYYLSKGEIHPHWWWILITPFLIFLMAVFALGTGMIFSSLTTKYKDLNMILGFGVSLYMYATPVIYPASSLTGIFKKISYYNPLTGIFECFKYSWIGVGDFSPLMLGISTIIIFVIFMIGLVIFNKVEKTFMDTV; encoded by the coding sequence ATGGATCAACCACAAAAGTGGACGGAAACAATAGAAGATAAACATTCTTTATTTGACTTAAAATTAAAGGAAGTCTGGAAATATAAGGATCTTGTATATATGTTTGTGAAAAGAGATTTCGTCTCAAGCTTCAAGCAAACAATCTTAGGGCCTGTCTGGTTTTTTATTAACCCTATTTTAACCACTATTGTTTATTTAATTGTCTTTGGAAGAATTGCAAAGCTTCCTACAGATGGCTCCCCTCCTCTTTTATTCTATCTGGCAGGGGTAACTCTTTGGAATTATTTTTCCTCTGCTTTAACAGGAACTTCTTACACTTTTGCAGGAAATGCAGGAATTTTCGGTAAAGTTTATTTTCCGAGACTCGTTACTCCTATTTCTATCGTCATTTCAAACTTGATGCGTTTTGGAGTCCAAATGTTTTTATTCGTAATTGTATGGGGTTATTATTTATCGAAGGGAGAAATACATCCTCATTGGTGGTGGATTTTAATTACTCCTTTCCTTATCTTTTTAATGGCTGTATTTGCTTTAGGAACAGGAATGATATTTTCATCTCTTACCACGAAATATAAAGACCTGAATATGATTTTAGGATTTGGTGTAAGCCTGTATATGTATGCAACCCCAGTTATTTATCCAGCTTCATCACTGACAGGAATATTCAAAAAAATATCATATTATAATCCTCTTACAGGTATTTTCGAATGTTTTAAATATTCTTGGATTGGGGTTGGAGATTTCTCTCCGTTAATGCTGGGAATCAGCACCATTATAATTTTTGTTATCTTTATGATAGGTCTTGTCATCTTTAATAAAGTTGAAAAAACATTTATGGACACTGTTTAA
- a CDS encoding ABC transporter ATP-binding protein: MLALKAENISKQYRLGQVGTGTLSHDLNRFWHTIRGKEDPYLKIGETNDRSVKGSSDYVWSLRDINFEIEQGDAVGIIGRNGAGKSTLLKLLSKVTKPTTGKIYTNGRIASLLEVGTGFHPEMTGRENVFLNGAILGMTRKEITRKFDEIVDFSGVERYIDTPVKRYSSGMYVRLAFAVAAHLESEILIVDEVLAVGDAEFQKKCLGKMGDVSKGEGRTILFVSHNMLAIKKLCNKGILLEKGLLKHSAEINDVISIYTHNAESEEIIPNSNKEIYLKDFKSYAKNDRESNLQTTQNGILEFHIHSHKNIKNINIGIGFNDDLGNRLFTPFSAHFQKNFDLETGENIIYCEIENFPLKSGKYTCEIYIGDRSQVFDYYDKGLQVNVKDNYTIEKPDYSQGYFIVNQNWTNERK, encoded by the coding sequence ATGCTAGCTTTAAAAGCAGAAAACATATCAAAGCAATATCGTCTTGGCCAAGTGGGAACCGGGACGCTCTCTCATGACCTTAACCGGTTTTGGCATACAATAAGGGGTAAAGAAGACCCTTACCTAAAGATAGGCGAAACCAATGACAGATCTGTAAAGGGCAGCTCAGATTATGTTTGGTCCTTACGGGATATTAATTTCGAGATTGAACAGGGAGATGCGGTAGGAATTATCGGAAGAAACGGCGCCGGGAAATCAACCCTCCTAAAATTATTAAGTAAAGTAACTAAACCTACTACTGGAAAGATATACACCAACGGAAGAATTGCGTCTCTTTTAGAAGTGGGAACGGGCTTTCACCCTGAAATGACGGGCCGTGAAAATGTTTTTTTGAACGGAGCGATCCTGGGAATGACCCGCAAAGAAATTACCAGAAAATTTGATGAAATTGTAGACTTTTCCGGAGTAGAAAGATATATTGATACTCCTGTAAAAAGATATTCATCAGGAATGTATGTCCGTTTAGCATTTGCTGTTGCAGCCCATCTAGAATCTGAAATTCTTATTGTAGACGAAGTTTTAGCGGTTGGTGATGCCGAATTTCAGAAAAAATGTCTTGGGAAAATGGGTGACGTAAGTAAAGGTGAAGGAAGAACTATTTTATTTGTAAGTCATAATATGCTGGCAATAAAAAAATTATGCAACAAAGGTATTCTTTTAGAAAAGGGTTTATTAAAGCATTCGGCAGAAATTAATGATGTTATAAGCATTTATACTCACAATGCTGAAAGTGAAGAAATAATTCCGAATTCAAATAAGGAAATTTATTTGAAGGACTTTAAAAGCTATGCTAAAAACGACAGAGAAAGCAATTTACAAACTACTCAAAATGGAATTTTAGAATTCCACATTCATTCGCATAAAAATATAAAGAATATAAACATTGGGATTGGTTTTAATGATGATTTAGGCAACCGTTTATTCACTCCATTTTCTGCACACTTTCAGAAGAATTTCGATTTAGAAACAGGCGAAAATATAATTTATTGTGAAATTGAAAATTTCCCTTTAAAATCTGGAAAATATACTTGCGAAATTTATATTGGTGATCGTTCTCAGGTATTCGATTATTATGATAAAGGCTTACAAGTTAATGTAAAAGATAATTACACTATAGAAAAGCCTGATTATTCTCAGGGATATTTTATAGTGAATCAAAATTGGACAAATGAAAGAAAATAA
- a CDS encoding class I SAM-dependent methyltransferase: MKENNLEEELFCTNFELRNLSDLLVYGKAERWVYGFMLKRYEDEHLNRYLYALQYTSQKKVLDIACGCGYGTFLMAEKGAESVIGVDLSEDAIRYGNHRYARQNLKRFVADATTFNHDYLFDIIVSFETIEHIPDYSGFIENLYRNLSDNGTLLISTPITKTTTTSPQNPYHMIEWNFYDFQNLFKDKFDIVEIMIQEVLIQEESKRKEYNIKNRILNRISKENLKTIKGKSIEKFTGQYNMNQCKEGYQILVLKKKPKQ, encoded by the coding sequence ATGAAAGAAAATAATCTAGAAGAAGAATTATTTTGTACAAATTTCGAGCTCAGAAACCTTTCTGACTTATTGGTTTATGGCAAAGCTGAAAGATGGGTATATGGCTTTATGCTTAAAAGGTATGAAGACGAACATCTAAACCGTTATTTGTATGCCCTGCAATATACTTCCCAAAAAAAAGTTTTGGATATAGCTTGTGGTTGTGGATATGGTACATTTTTAATGGCAGAAAAGGGAGCGGAATCTGTTATCGGGGTTGATTTAAGTGAGGACGCTATACGATATGGAAACCACAGATATGCCCGTCAAAACTTAAAAAGGTTTGTTGCTGATGCTACAACATTTAATCATGACTATTTATTTGATATCATTGTAAGCTTTGAAACGATAGAGCATATTCCTGATTATTCAGGTTTTATTGAAAACTTATACCGTAACTTATCTGATAACGGAACCCTACTGATTTCAACTCCAATTACCAAAACAACGACTACTTCTCCCCAAAACCCCTATCATATGATTGAGTGGAACTTCTATGATTTCCAAAATTTGTTTAAAGACAAATTTGATATTGTAGAAATAATGATTCAGGAAGTACTAATTCAGGAAGAAAGTAAAAGGAAAGAATACAACATAAAAAACAGAATTTTAAATCGGATATCAAAAGAAAATTTAAAAACCATTAAAGGTAAAAGTATTGAAAAATTTACTGGCCAGTACAACATGAACCAATGCAAAGAAGGATATCAGATTTTAGTGCTCAAAAAAAAGCCAAAACAATAA
- a CDS encoding glycosyltransferase family 2 protein: MNKLAIVIPYYKIDFFEDTIKSVVAQSNKNFTLYIGNDASPDNPLPIIEKYASDLSYFYFDYTENLGGKNLALQWERILDNIQEEWFQILGDDDIIAENFVEEFYNNLSQIEEKKASVVKFSHQWIDEDDQLIKDFEYPFTEIAPQDFFLKKYHDEIKSSLSENIFKTTIYRKYKFEKIPLAWGSDDFAILAFANNRNIIYLKNAKVQVRISTKSISGSNEYNRLKDQALHQMKAIIITKYSNFFSFDFINKTIQQYISQSYQKGDRFYYPVIFYYLKHFKIINFLKALKKAYYIYKKHA, translated from the coding sequence GTGAATAAACTCGCCATCGTTATACCATATTATAAAATTGATTTCTTTGAGGACACGATAAAATCTGTAGTCGCTCAAAGCAATAAAAATTTTACACTGTATATAGGAAACGATGCAAGTCCTGATAATCCCTTACCCATTATAGAAAAATACGCTTCAGATTTATCTTATTTTTATTTTGACTATACAGAAAATCTTGGAGGGAAAAACTTAGCATTGCAATGGGAAAGAATTTTAGACAATATACAAGAAGAATGGTTTCAGATCTTGGGAGATGATGATATCATTGCTGAAAACTTTGTTGAAGAATTTTACAACAATCTTTCGCAAATTGAAGAAAAAAAAGCGTCAGTGGTAAAATTTTCTCACCAGTGGATTGATGAAGATGATCAGCTTATTAAAGATTTCGAATATCCGTTTACGGAAATTGCGCCTCAGGATTTTTTTTTAAAGAAATACCATGATGAAATAAAAAGCAGTCTTTCTGAAAACATTTTTAAAACAACCATTTACAGAAAATATAAATTTGAGAAGATTCCTTTAGCATGGGGAAGTGATGATTTTGCAATTTTGGCTTTTGCTAACAATCGTAATATTATTTACCTAAAAAATGCAAAAGTACAAGTAAGAATAAGTACAAAATCAATTTCCGGATCTAACGAATATAATCGACTAAAAGACCAGGCATTGCATCAGATGAAAGCCATTATTATCACTAAATATTCTAATTTCTTTTCATTTGACTTCATCAATAAGACCATTCAGCAATACATCTCTCAAAGTTATCAGAAAGGTGACCGCTTCTATTATCCTGTAATTTTTTATTATCTTAAACATTTCAAAATCATCAACTTCTTAAAAGCTTTAAAAAAAGCGTATTATATTTATAAAAAGCATGCCTGA
- a CDS encoding glycosyltransferase family 2 protein, with translation MPEISIIVPCYNQAQYLDECLQSVLNQTYQDWECIIVDDGSPDNTEKIVEKWIEKDSRLIYIKKENGGVSSARNSGIEKANGKWILPLDGDDKINPLLLELASKEFESNPDIIYCNAEFFGEKSGEVYLEDFNPTTLIFENQLLCTAFYKKEDWKKVGGYDENMHLGYEDWEFWIGLTQLKGDSLNVRKVQYTGLFYRIKKQSRNTEAVQNINNLKLRFYIFEKHKQFYFENLENYKKIALENKRLNRRIEYLEKHLNSKRVQIINKILSIFKF, from the coding sequence ATGCCTGAAATTTCCATCATAGTTCCATGTTACAATCAAGCGCAATATTTGGATGAATGCTTGCAATCTGTACTCAATCAGACTTATCAGGATTGGGAATGTATTATTGTAGATGATGGTTCTCCCGATAATACGGAAAAAATTGTTGAGAAATGGATTGAAAAAGATTCCAGGCTTATATATATAAAAAAAGAAAACGGAGGTGTTTCATCTGCAAGAAATTCCGGTATTGAAAAAGCTAACGGAAAATGGATTCTTCCGCTAGATGGTGATGATAAAATTAATCCCTTGCTTTTAGAATTAGCCTCAAAAGAATTTGAGTCCAATCCTGATATTATCTATTGTAATGCAGAGTTTTTCGGAGAAAAGTCTGGAGAAGTCTATCTTGAAGATTTTAACCCTACCACCTTGATTTTCGAAAACCAATTACTTTGTACCGCTTTTTATAAAAAAGAAGATTGGAAAAAAGTTGGTGGGTATGATGAAAATATGCATTTAGGCTATGAAGATTGGGAATTCTGGATCGGATTAACCCAGCTCAAAGGAGACTCCCTGAATGTTAGAAAAGTCCAATATACCGGGCTTTTTTACAGAATAAAAAAACAGTCCAGAAATACAGAAGCCGTACAGAATATAAATAATTTGAAACTAAGATTTTATATTTTCGAAAAACATAAGCAGTTCTATTTTGAAAATCTGGAAAACTATAAGAAAATTGCACTGGAAAATAAAAGATTGAACCGTAGAATTGAATATCTTGAAAAGCATCTTAACAGCAAAAGGGTTCAAATCATCAATAAAATTTTAAGTATTTTTAAATTCTAG
- a CDS encoding glycosyltransferase family 4 protein, with product MNHSKKILVISHEASLSGAPILLLSILKKLTEERAHYKIDVLLIRSGQLYEDFAKISDNKIIVASYYNQSFSFVKRNLKKFQSTFFPKPQTKEEQIREITKRLLQNNYNLVYANTAETLIWTLPFYERKIPTIVAIHELAFGIESAYSVEFIKKNISKVSKIIAGSSSVKENLVQKYGADSEKIEVIHSFVDEKIQIQKSEQILKQELGISKDEVVLGIASSQELRKGTELVPLLVKKISEKTNKDFKFINLGGSSQTGPVKCSKLDAEKLGVSDKIIYIDHNKTANDYINIFDIFILLSREDPFPLVMLTAAKLAKSIVAFEKSGGAEEFLANNNGVLCPYLDLDEMASKIVDLMESRELREAYGNKINTRLQNDFSETKLQESIFSLIDQLI from the coding sequence GTGAATCATTCAAAAAAAATCCTTGTTATTTCTCATGAAGCTTCTTTATCGGGTGCTCCCATTTTACTGTTAAGCATTCTGAAAAAACTTACAGAAGAACGGGCACACTACAAAATTGACGTTTTACTCATCAGAAGCGGGCAGCTTTATGAAGATTTTGCCAAAATTTCAGATAATAAAATAATTGTTGCATCCTATTACAACCAGTCTTTTTCGTTTGTAAAGAGAAACCTGAAAAAATTCCAGTCCACTTTTTTTCCGAAACCTCAAACAAAAGAAGAGCAAATCAGGGAAATAACAAAACGGCTTCTTCAAAACAATTATAATTTAGTATATGCCAATACTGCTGAGACACTAATTTGGACACTTCCTTTTTATGAAAGAAAAATACCCACCATTGTTGCAATTCACGAGTTGGCTTTTGGTATAGAAAGTGCTTATTCAGTTGAGTTTATAAAGAAAAATATTTCAAAGGTTTCAAAAATAATCGCAGGATCCAGCTCTGTAAAAGAAAATTTAGTTCAGAAATATGGTGCTGATTCTGAAAAAATTGAAGTTATTCATTCATTTGTTGACGAAAAAATTCAGATACAAAAAAGCGAACAGATCCTAAAACAGGAATTGGGGATTTCCAAAGATGAAGTTGTTCTGGGCATTGCAAGTTCACAGGAACTCAGAAAAGGTACAGAACTAGTCCCTCTTCTCGTAAAAAAGATCTCAGAAAAAACAAATAAAGATTTCAAATTTATTAACCTTGGAGGCTCATCTCAAACCGGACCTGTAAAGTGTTCAAAACTTGATGCCGAAAAATTGGGTGTATCTGACAAAATTATCTATATAGATCATAATAAAACCGCTAATGATTATATCAATATTTTTGATATTTTCATTTTACTTTCCAGGGAAGATCCTTTTCCGTTAGTAATGCTTACCGCTGCAAAGCTGGCAAAATCTATTGTCGCATTTGAAAAAAGTGGTGGTGCAGAAGAGTTTTTAGCCAACAATAACGGAGTCCTTTGCCCTTATCTTGATCTTGATGAAATGGCTTCCAAAATTGTTGATTTAATGGAATCCAGAGAATTAAGAGAAGCTTACGGCAATAAAATTAATACAAGATTACAAAATGATTTTTCGGAGACAAAACTTCAGGAGAGCATATTCAGTTTAATTGACCAATTGATTTAA
- a CDS encoding glycosyltransferase: MISIIVSSYQENDFSRFSKSVHETIGIPDFEIIKVWNPNLMSITEAYNLGAEKSKYEILLFIHEDIVFHTENWGEKLIHHLNNPEVGVIGVAGSSYVPVAPSSWTVSKEYNVVNILQSDKKNPIIEHLQSVHQQMTKVYTIDGVFMAITKKNFNTIKFNEEINGFHGYDLDFSLRTAKTFQNYIVNDILVQHFSKGNRDKKWLDANIKIKEKIGSNFPHQKNSETEKNIFLSFLYQYFIYYPVNSKNIFFTMKFFPFKHLTFQDKVLILKKYFNYIRFSSEINKKTQ, encoded by the coding sequence ATGATTTCAATAATAGTTTCGTCATATCAGGAAAATGATTTCAGCAGGTTTTCAAAAAGCGTGCACGAAACTATCGGAATTCCGGATTTTGAAATCATTAAAGTCTGGAATCCTAATTTAATGAGCATCACAGAAGCCTATAATTTAGGAGCAGAGAAATCGAAATATGAAATTCTATTGTTCATTCATGAAGACATTGTTTTTCATACCGAAAATTGGGGAGAAAAGCTAATACATCATTTAAACAATCCAGAAGTTGGCGTTATTGGCGTTGCGGGATCATCATATGTTCCAGTTGCTCCTTCCAGTTGGACAGTTTCAAAAGAATATAATGTTGTAAATATCTTACAAAGTGATAAAAAAAATCCGATAATAGAACACTTACAATCTGTTCATCAACAAATGACAAAAGTATACACTATTGACGGAGTTTTTATGGCGATTACTAAAAAGAACTTTAATACAATTAAATTCAATGAAGAGATAAATGGATTTCACGGCTATGATCTTGATTTCAGCTTAAGAACCGCAAAAACATTTCAAAATTATATCGTAAACGATATTCTTGTCCAACACTTTTCAAAAGGCAACCGTGATAAAAAATGGCTGGATGCTAATATTAAAATTAAAGAAAAAATAGGCAGTAATTTTCCTCATCAAAAAAACTCCGAAACAGAAAAAAATATTTTTCTTTCCTTTCTCTATCAATACTTTATTTATTACCCGGTAAATTCAAAAAATATTTTTTTTACTATGAAATTTTTTCCTTTTAAACACCTTACATTTCAGGATAAGGTTTTAATTTTAAAGAAATATTTTAATTATATTAGATTTTCATCTGAAATTAATAAAAAAACACAATGA
- a CDS encoding NAD-dependent epimerase/dehydratase family protein: protein MIVGNGLIAKSLKNIDSENILFFASGVSNSLETKDIEFQREFNLLKKNIEQFPDMLLIYFSTLSINDRSKADSLYVQHKKKIEGYIQDHSKQFSILRIGNIVGTGGNPNTLFNYLKHQIAQNSEFVLHTKARRLLVDIEDISEFIRVSNHSIQNKIVDFSYPYHYDLKEIIMAIENIIKQKASYKEIEDGDFYKIDFEDHVKDFFTEKDASIYLKKLAEKYI, encoded by the coding sequence ATGATTGTAGGAAACGGACTTATTGCAAAATCTTTAAAAAATATAGACTCGGAAAACATTCTGTTCTTTGCTTCAGGAGTATCCAACTCACTGGAAACAAAAGATATTGAGTTTCAAAGGGAGTTTAATCTTCTTAAAAAAAACATTGAACAGTTTCCGGATATGCTTTTGATTTATTTTTCAACATTAAGCATCAATGACAGATCGAAAGCGGACAGCTTATATGTACAACACAAGAAGAAAATTGAAGGGTATATTCAAGATCACTCAAAACAATTCAGTATTCTCAGGATTGGAAATATTGTAGGAACAGGAGGAAACCCTAATACATTATTCAATTATCTTAAACATCAGATTGCTCAAAATTCAGAATTTGTGTTGCACACGAAAGCAAGAAGGCTTTTAGTAGACATCGAAGATATTTCGGAGTTTATAAGAGTATCCAATCATAGTATTCAAAATAAAATTGTTGATTTTTCGTATCCTTACCATTATGATTTAAAAGAAATTATAATGGCTATTGAAAATATAATCAAGCAAAAAGCTTCCTATAAAGAAATCGAAGATGGTGATTTTTATAAAATTGATTTTGAGGATCATGTAAAAGATTTTTTTACAGAAAAAGATGCTTCCATCTATTTAAAAAAATTAGCAGAAAAATATATTTAA
- a CDS encoding glycosyltransferase family 2 protein, whose translation MPRIYVIVVTYNAMKWAEKCFSSLKSSSAPVTCIVIDNGSTDGTQHFIQTHFPEIDFIQSEKNLGFGKANNIGIEKAYKNGADFFYLMNQDAWIYPDSIEKLLKAYETHPNQKEIGILSPMHLDGSEQLLDIFLDKYIAHNFEKNRLISDLYFQKLKPFYEMNFVNAAHWLIPRSTIETVGGFNPYFFHYGEDTEYVNRVHFHQKKILLIPDSKVVHDGKQNLKKVDPKIYENLSIETKMINPNLPNAIAFEKKSLRKSILKNLLAGNTSEYKILLEKYRKVSKEEKKLSAIRNQVQQIGLTFLNT comes from the coding sequence ATGCCAAGGATATACGTCATAGTCGTCACCTATAATGCCATGAAATGGGCAGAAAAATGTTTTAGCAGTCTTAAATCATCTTCTGCGCCTGTTACATGCATCGTTATTGATAATGGCTCAACAGACGGGACACAACATTTCATTCAGACTCATTTTCCTGAGATAGATTTCATCCAATCCGAAAAAAATTTAGGATTTGGAAAGGCCAATAATATCGGAATAGAAAAGGCATATAAAAACGGAGCGGATTTTTTCTACCTGATGAATCAGGACGCCTGGATTTATCCCGATAGCATTGAAAAATTACTGAAAGCCTATGAAACCCATCCCAATCAAAAAGAAATAGGTATTTTAAGTCCTATGCATCTGGATGGGAGCGAACAACTTCTCGATATTTTTTTAGATAAGTATATTGCCCATAATTTTGAAAAAAACCGATTAATTTCTGATCTGTATTTTCAAAAGTTAAAGCCCTTTTACGAAATGAATTTCGTGAATGCTGCCCATTGGCTTATTCCCAGAAGCACAATTGAAACAGTGGGAGGATTCAATCCTTACTTTTTCCATTATGGGGAAGACACAGAATATGTAAACAGAGTTCATTTCCATCAAAAGAAAATTCTTCTTATCCCCGACAGCAAAGTCGTTCATGACGGAAAACAGAACCTAAAAAAAGTAGATCCTAAAATATATGAGAATCTTAGTATCGAAACTAAAATGATCAATCCTAATCTTCCCAATGCTATCGCTTTTGAAAAAAAATCTTTGCGGAAAAGCATTCTCAAAAACCTTTTAGCAGGGAATACATCCGAATATAAAATATTACTAGAAAAATACCGGAAGGTTTCAAAAGAAGAGAAAAAGCTCTCAGCAATTAGAAATCAGGTACAACAAATTGGTTTGACTTTTCTAAATACCTAA